The genomic window CCACTAAAAAAGTGGATGGGAGATTATTATTCTCTTGACTGGTGACAACCATATCAGGTCGGATTAGGACGCCCTTTGTCCGTAATCCGACGTTAAGCCGAGTGCCTCCGGCGGGTCGCTTTTTGTAAAAAGCTCCGCAAAAACTTTACGGTTTTGTTAGTAGGCAAAAAACCGATATTTTTAGATTTTCAAAAATATTAAGCCCATGAACTTTCAAGTGTTACTGAGAATTGAGCATAACCACAAAAACTTTTGGGTTTGTTGGTGATTGGCCTTGTGCCCAGCTAACGCTCAATATTTCTCTGCCTTGCCTTACTTGAAAGCACAATGGCCAAATAAACTGAAAAGTTTTTGGGAAAGTTTTGGAAAACACTTTTTACAAAAAGGGTTTTCCAAGAATAAAAATGTTAAGCTGAATAGTTAGAATTTTTTTTAAGAAGTGCGGGGAGTTTTTTTAAATCAGTTCCCCACTGATTTTTAAAGATCGGGGCCTGAACAAAAAGTACAGTATTAGACAATATTCATAGTAACTTATAGATCACAGCTCAAAAACAATCCTGCCATCAACAATGGTCATGACAGCCCTGCCCTTCAGATCCCATCCGTTAAAAGGGGTATTCTTGCTCTTTCCTTGAAATTTCGAAGAATCAACTTTCCATTCGGCATCAGGATCAATAATTGCAATGTCTGCGTTATTTCCTGGCTTTAGGTGATTATCCTTTCCAAGAATTTCGGCCGGCCTTGTAGACATTAGCCTGACAAGGCTTTCCATGCCGATTATACCGTCATGAACAAGCTTCATGCTGAGTCCAAGGGAGGTTTCAAGGCCACAGATGCCATTTGCGGCTTTGTCAAATTCAAGCTCTTTCTCAAGCACAGAATGCGGTGCGTGATCAGTGGCAATGATATCAAGCGTCCCGTCTTCAAGTCCCTTTATCACCGCAAGCCTGTCAGTCTCTGTTCTTAAAGGAGGATTCATCTTTGCATTTGTATCGTAATTGCCGACCGCCTCATCAGTGAGAGTAAAATAGTGAGGTGCTGTCTCTGCGGTTACCTTGATTCCCCTTTTCTTCCCTTCACGTATTGCATTTACAGACTCCCTTGCGCTGACATGGGCAATATGAACAGGAACACCCGTGAGATCTGAAAGCTCAATGTCCCTCATGACCATTATACTCTCTGAAATATTGGGAATCCCGCGGAGCCCGAGCCTTGTGGATACAGAGCCTTCATTCATGCACCCGTTACAGGCAAGTTCATGATCCTCGCAATGAGCTATAGTGAGAAGCCCGAAACAGCTGGCATATTCCATGGCGTTCCTCATCAGTCTTCCACTTGATACAGGCATTCCGTCATCAGAAACCGCAATTGCTCCGGCTGTCTTTAATTCGGCATACTCAGCGAGTGAGTCTCCTTTAAGACCGAGGCTTATGGCAGCGACCGGATAAACCTTTGCAAGCCCGGCCTGCCTTGCTTTTTCAAGTATGAATGAAGTTATCTGGGCGTTGTCGTTTACAGGTTTTGTGTTCGGCATACAGCAAACAGCAGTAAAACCTCCTGCCACCGCTGCCTTAAGTCCAGTCTCAATGGTTTCCTTATATTCATGACCAGGTTCCCTCAAATGGACATGCATATCAATAAGGCCAGGAACAACGATCTTTCCGGCAGCATTAATGATTCTGTCAGGCGAAGAAGATTCCAGAGTGCCCTTGCCTTCTTCACAGACTTCAAATATGGATCCGTCCTTAATCCAGATATCCATTCTTGCATTTATATATCCAGGGTCAATCACATGACCGCCACTAATCTTCGTCAACATTTTTCACCCCGCCTGAAAGTAAGAGGAAAAGAGCCATTCTGAGAGCAACCCCGTTTGAGACCTGCTCAAGAATTACAGATCTGCCGCAGTCAGCTATATCAGAAGAAATTTCAACCCCACGGTTCATAGGCCCCGGGTGCATAACAATAGCGTCAGGAGCCGCTTTTTCAAGTCTTTTGGGATTGAGTCCGAACTCTCTGGCATATTCTCTTTCACTTGGAAAAAGAAAATCGCCCTGTCTTTCTTTCTGAATCCTCAGCATCATGACAACATCTGCGCCTTTAACTGCTTCGTCAGTCGAATAGGCGACCCTTGCGCCCATGGATTCTATGCCAATTGGAATCATCGTGGGAGGCCCTGCAACAACTACTTCAGAACCCATTTTAGTAAATCCCTCTATATTTGACCTTGCGACTCTGCTATGGGCTATATCGCCTATAACAGCAATTTTAAGGCCATCAAGCCGGCCTTTTTTCTGACGGACACTCATCATATCAAGGAGAGCCTGGGTAGGATGGGCATGCATGCCGTCTCCTCCGTTAATCACAGAAGCCTTAAGATGCTTTGCTATAAAATGCGGAGCGCCTGAAGAAGAATGCCTGATAACAATAATATCAGGATTCATTGCCTCAAGAGTCTTCGCCGTATCCAGAAGAGTTTCACCCTTTACCATACTGCTTGAGCTTGCTGCCATTGAAATACTGTCTGCGCTAAGCCTCTTTGCAGCAATATCAAATGAAAGCTTTGTTCTGGTGCTTGGTTCATGAAAAAAAAGAACTATGGTCTTGCCTTTGAGTGGCGGAACTTTTTTTACCGGCCGCTGGTTTATTTCTTTCATCCTTTCAGCCGTATCGAGAATAAGATTTATCTCGTCCATGCTGAGTGATGAAATATCCAATATATCTTTTCCTGAAAGCTGCATGATCCCCCTGTGGTTAACGCTGCCGTCATTAGTAAGGTTATCTCGCAAAAAATCCATCAGCAGGTCATAAATTCGATTAACCCCTGTCTTTTACATCCAGGATATCCCGAAACTTATTTTTTGCGGATGGATCTTTAATTTTTGTAACTGAAAAATTTCAAAAAATCAGTAAATCATATCTTGCAATAAATCAACTGACCAGCTTGCCGATTCTGTTAAATCTTACCCCAAAGTTTTCACTGTCCCATGACCAGTAAATAATGAATGCCTTGCCTTTAACTTCCTTGAGATTCACAAAGCCCCAGAATCTGCTGTCATGGCTGTTATCCCTGTTGTCCCCCATGACAAAAACGCTATCAGCAGGAACCTTGATGGGGCCGAAATTATCTTTGATCATTCTTGGATCAACATTGACTTCTCTGTTCAGCTGGATCTGATTGAGCCACCACTTTTCAAAAGCACTCGGAGGAATAGCTCCTGGCTTTGGCGAATCATCATCGAAGCGGGTAAATGTTTTTTCACCTTCCCACTGGCCATTGATATAAATAAGCCTGTCTTTAATCTCTATCGTATCTCCTGCCACTGCCACAACCCTTTTGATGAAATCCTTGGAAGGGTCTACAGGGTAGCTGAACACGATAATGTCGTCCTTTTTAGGATCAGAAAGAGGTAATATCGTTTTCCCTGTAAAAGGTATTTTTACACCATAGATGAATTTGCTTACCAGGATATGGTCTCCGATCAGGAGGGTGTTTAGCATCGACCCCGATGGGATCTTAAAGGCCTGAACAATGAATGTTCTTATGAAGAGTGCAAGTACAAGTGCTATTACAACAGCCTCGATGTTTTCCTGCAAGCGGCTTTTAATTTTTTTCTTCGAGGTTTCCAAAAGGAAACTCCTTTCTGTGTTTTTTGTTCTTTATACAGGCAGAGTAAACTGGGGTTCGCCCAGCAAAAATCTGCCACCCTTTATCCAGTCCTTCAAGATGACTGATATCTCCTTTGCCTTGGAATAGCTAGAAAGAGGTACAGTCGGAATCTCCTTTCCATCAACAATTATAGATCCGCTTTTAAGCTGGGAGTAGCTTACCTGGGCGAGACTCCTTGCCTTTCCTGTAGGATAATCCTCACCATAATCCACAACCTGGGTGAAAATATCATCGTCAGAAACACCGGCATACATAGCGATCTCCTCATTAAGCAAAGGAATTGGAACCCCGATGCCAACAAAGAGAGAAGTGCCGTATCCTCTTAGGCTTGCGCCTTTAAGCCATTTATCTGACATCTGCTTCATATCGCCCATTACCCATAACGTACCGGCAGGCGAAACAGGCATTCCTATTTCAGTTCTCTGAACTGAAGGACGATGCTGGGTGCCGCTCCATGTAACATATCCGATGCCACCACCCAGAAAAATCCTGGTTCCGAGACCTATTGTCATATAATAAGGATCATTGAATAAAGGACTGAGCTGGCCGGCGGAACAATAGGATGCGTTCCCCATCTTGGGCTTTAAAGTTCCCATATAGGTGTATACAGTCTTGTTAGAGACGTTCACAGCACAGTTGTAATTCTGGTATGCGTTCCTGGGATTGCAAAGAGTCGCCTGGGGAATTTCCTCAAGCGTAACCTCTTTTTCTATCTCACGTTTGGGATAGCAGTCTGTTCCATATCCGGTTGCCCTGATGCGCACCTTGCGGCCGGCAACAAGATCTTCAATGACATGACCACCGCCGTAATTAAAGAGACCTGGCCGTACCTTATTAAGAGGATCATCCACAGATGGTTCGGTAGCACCAATATAGCAGTCAACTGCAGCAAGGCCTCCATATGCAGGCACATTATTTATCCAGACCTGGGAAGCTTTTATCCCTGGCTGGGAATGGCCAAAATTAATAAAAGCGCCTGAAGAACACATTGGAGCGAAGGTTCCTGTGGTAACAACATCCACCTCCCTAGCGGCCTGTTCCGGCCCTTTCTCCTTCACGATCCCGATTATTTCCTCGGCAGTTACAACCACGGCCTTTCCGGATCTGATTTTTTCATTTATTTCCTGAAAGGTTTTATTTACCTTATATTTACTCATATTTTCCGATTTTCCCTGAATTATTTTAAAACCTATTTGATAAGACCTCGGGCCTCATCAATTTTAAGTTTCACATTATCCTGAATCCAGTGAGGATCCCACCACTCAATCGGGTTTACAAACATATCCTGGACAATCATCGAAAAATGCAGATGATCTCCCTGCACTAGTCCTGTTTCCCCAGTAAGACCTATTCCCTGCCCTTTTTCCACGCTCTGGCCGACCTGAACGTCAATCTGGCTCAGATGGGAATAAAGGCTTAAAATTCCAAACCCGTGGTCAATTACTACGCTGTTGCCGTAAATACCAATATTTTCTGTTAAAACAACTTTTCCATTATTGGCTGCCGGAACCTTTGATTTTGCAAGAGACGCTAGATCAGCGCCTAAATGGAACTGCCTGTCAACATTATTACCATTATAAGTATATATTCTCTCATCAGCGAAACCAGCACGTGGAGCAGCATCAGGCAGCCTCATGAAAGGGCCTTTCCAAAGCATTGAACTCTCTGAATTCTGACCAGATGCAAAAATCTGCGCAGCATTTTTTGCTCTTAAATCTCTGTTTATAACCAGAAACTTGTCCAGCAGAGTTTTACCCTCCACAGGGAACTCAGAAAGCCTGGTTTCAAAAAAACGATCAGTTAAAACAAGAGTATCAACTTTGAAAACCTTCTTTTTAAAAATAACCCGGAAAGCTGATTTCCCCTTATTCCCAGCCTGGTCAAATGCTTCTGCATTAATTTCTCCCAAAGGCACAGGTTCATGGCTGGCAGCAAAAAAGCAGATATGAACATCTTGTCTGCCATCAAAATAACCTGGATATCCTTTAAAAAAACGACCTCCAATATTTACGCCTGTTTTACTGCATGGCTCACTGGTCTTGTATACAACAAAACCGGTTCCTCCCTGATTCAGATAAATCTGTGTATTGAGTACCGTGACCACAGGGGGTTTTGTATCAATAAGAACATTTTTTTCATACTCGACTTTATTGCCGTGGAACCAGCCATTCCATGAGCAGTCCCAACCTGTTACCCTCAGAACAGCAGCACCATCCTGGATATTTAGATCTTTAAGCTGTATTTTTATCTCGAAACTGTCTGAATTGACTCCGCTGTTTGACCAGAAAGCGCCATTTGAATAATCCTTTTCAAGAAGCACCATTTCCTTGCCATCTTTGATAAGGACAGCTTTAAGCTTTCTCAGCCCGCTCTTTTCATCGGATATTGTTCCCTTCACTCCCTGATCCGAACCAATAGAATCCGAGGCCATAGTTAATTCAAGTACAGGTTTTTCCCATTCAAATCTGATAAACAGCCCGACAAAAATGGCCGCGACCAGCAAAAAAAATAAAAACCCCAACAAAGTGCCGATTTTGCTTCTTTTTCTATTGAGCTGCAACTTCGTAAACTCCAATTCCTATTTAATTATGTTTTTTGCCAAACCATGTTATTAACAACTTAGATCATGGCAGGCAAGCCGTTTTTCACAGCTTGACTTTTAAACAGACGCGGGTTAGCTTTGCTGGCTTGGGGTAAGGGTTGTTAAAACTCTTAAAGAGGATGGTAAAGAAATAAGGGTCTGCCCAATTTATTGATAAAGATCAGCATGGCAGACGGATTTTCATGAAAACTAATTAATTTATGATGGGCCTGCAAAAAGGCAAATAAAAGCGTCAGCGTCATTACGAACCTGATCCGGCATCTTTGTATTTTTAAATACTTCTGAATTCCGGCCTGCGCCGTGATGAGGAAAATCGACTTTTTGCGACCTTGTCGGGTATAATTCGAAATAGTCTAAATAATTCGGATTCTCTAAAACATATTTTCCATAATAATACGGTGCAGCAATATGAACAACAAAGTAACAATTTGTGAAGGTACTGAAATAGGCAGCGGCCTCCCCTTATGCATTATAGCAGGCCCATGTGTAATCGAGGAATATTCGATTACACTGAAAATAGCAAAAACACTCAAGGACATTACCACCAGACTCGGACTACCTTTTATATTCAAGGCGTCATACGACAAAGCCAACAGAACCTCCATTTCATCCTTCAGGGGCCCGGGTATAGACGAAGGCCTCGAAATTCTAAACAGCATCAAAAAAGAAGTGGGGGTTCCTGTAACTTCTGATATCCATTTGATGGAAGAAGCAGAAAAAGCGTCAAAAGTACTTGATCTTATTCAAATCCCTGCTTTTTTGTGCAGGCAGACCGACTTCATACTCGCAGCAGCCAGAACAGGTAAACCTGTCAACATAAAAAAAGGGCAGTTCCTTGCACCATGGGATATGGCCAATGTGATCAAAAAAGCTGAATCAACGGGCAACAAAAATCTTCTAATAACAGAAAGAGGAGCGTCCTTCGGCTATAACAACCTGGTTTCTGATATGAGATCAATACCAATAATGCAGAAAACAGGATGCCCTGTTGTTTTTGACGCCACACACAGCGTACAGCTGCCAGGTGGTCAGGGAGACAGCTCCGGAGGAAACAGAGAATTTGCGCCTGTGCTTGCAAGGGCAGCGGTTGCAGCAGGAGCCGACGCTGTATTCATGGAAATCCATCCCGATCCTGACAAGGCTTTATGCGATGGCCCAAATTCCCTGAGACTCGATGATGCTGAAAAGATAATAGCCCAGCTTGCAATGATCCGTGACATTGTAATCAAATAGGACAGCCTCAATATGAATGACGCCATTTTTAAAAAGATAAAAATGCTTCTGCTGGACGTGGACGGAGTGCTAACCGAGGGAGAAATAATCTATGGAAGCGATACTGAAATAAAAAAATTCAGTGTCAGGGACGGTCTTGGGATAAGGCTTCTGATGACCTCAGGCGTAATGGTCGGTATAGTAACTGCAAGAAAATCAGAAGCTCTCATTAAAAGATGCAAGGATCTCGGAATCGAAACCATATTCGATGGTGTCTCAGACAAAGGCAAGATTCTTGAAAGAATATGCAAGGATACTGGATTTGCAGCCGAAGAGATTGCATTTATAGGGGATGATCTTCCGGACATCCCTCTTTTAAAAAGAGTGGGAATACCCCTGACTGTTGCTGATTCAGTAGATGAGGTAAAAAAGATTGCTGCTTTTGCAAGTAGTAAAAACGGCGGCAAAGGCGCTGTCAGAGAAATTTGTGAAGCAATCCTTAAGTCCCAGGGGCTTTGGGAAGCTGCCACAGAAAAGTTCTTTAAATAAAGCCTATTCAGATGGTGAATATAATAAATCTGACTAAAAACAGGCGTGATATTTGACAAAGTCGCAAAAAGTCCGATTACCGTCATTCCGGCGGGGCCTGTCCCTGTGAAAATCGGGAGCCGGAATCCAGAACTATTTGTAATTACTGGATGCCGTATCAAGTCCGGCGTGACGACACCGCCCATTTTTGACTTTTTGAGAGACCATCATATTTAATATAGCGTAATTATGACAATAGGCATGGATAACAGGACAATCAGAAGAATACTGGCTATAGCGGCATTAATTGTGCTTGCCGCAGTCATCATGTCCTTTGTTTTTTCACGTTTTAAAACGCCTGCAAAAAAACCGGACTCGTCAAACATCAATCCTGAAGCAACTCTTTCCGCATCTAGTATAAAGCATGAATCGATCAAGGACGGAATTAAGCAGTGGGGCCTTCAGGCAGACCGGGTTGATTATTTCGAAGCAGGCAAAATAGCCGTATTCACCGGAGCAAAGGCATCTTTTTTTAATAAAGACGGGAAAGAAGCAGGGCTGTCAGCTCAAAAATGCAGAATAAGTGCTGAAACCGGCGCAATCGAAGCAGAGGGTGATGTCTCCCTTACATATTTTGACCATACAATAACAACTGCCAAGTTGAATTATGAAAGCAAACAGCATATAATAGAATCCAAAGAAAAGGTCAAAGTAACAGGATCGAGACTGAATATGACGGCTGACGGGTTCAGCCTGGATCTGAACGGAAGCGAAATCATATGCTCCGGACATGTAAAAGGGATTATTAATGACCTTTATTTCAAACAACCATAAAACCGGAATCATTATAACTTTAGCAACTATCATATTTCTGGCCTGTCAGGGCGATGCATCATCACAGCAGAAACTGCCGGAATCCAAACCAGGCGTTCCAATCTCCTTCTCTGCAGACAAAGTGACGACCAACCTCAACCAGAAAATTGTAAATCTTATAGGAAAAGCCGTTATTTTCCAGGAAGACAAACAGATCAGCGCAGACCAGATTGAAATAGATTTCTCAGGCTCAAAACCTGATACAAAACAGGGCGAATCTAAAAAAGAACCAACCGAAACCCAGCAGATTAAAAAAGTAACGGCCACTGGCAATGTAAACATAAGCATGGGAAAACGTCTGGCCATAACTGAAAAGGCAGTTTTTACAGCCGATGACAAGAAAATAATTCTTACTGGCAAGGACTCGACAGTAACTGGGCCAGAAGGAAAATTAACCTGCAATAAAATAGTTATTGACCAGAACACATCTATTTCGGAATGTATAGGCAGCGGCAAATCAAGGGCTTCGGGGCTTATTTTTTCTGACAAAAGCGGGTTTTGATAAAATGTCTGTGCTTTCGCTTCAAAAGCTTGTAAAGACCTATAATGGCAGAACAGTTGTAGACAGTGTCGATATAGAGGTGGAAAGCCGCAAGGTGGTTGGCCTTTTAGGGCCAAACGGAGCTGGCAAGACCACGACATTCTATATGGCGGCTGGACTGATAAGGCCCGAATCAGGCAGAGTGATTCTCGGAGATGAGGATATAACACCTTACCCGATACATATAAGGGCAAGAAAAGGGATTGGATATCTCCCCCAGGACGCTTCAATTTTCAGAAAGCTGAGCGTCAAAAACAATATAATGCTCATCCTTGAGACCCTTCCGCTCACCAATGCAGAAATGGAAACAAGGGCCGAAGATCTCATGAATGAACTTGGAATAAGGCATCTTTCGGAAAGCAGGGCTTCGGTTCTTTCGGGCGGAGAAAGAAGAAGACTCGAGATCACGAGGGTGCTTGCGACAAATCCTGAGTTTGTGCTCTTTGATGAACCCTTTGCAGGGGTAGATCCGCTTGCTGTAATCGATATCAGACAGATTATATCCCATCTCACAGACAAGGGCATTGGAGTTCTGATATCAGATCATAATGTAAGGGAAACGCTCAGTGTATGTGACAATGCTTATATTATGAGTAATGGAAGAGTCATTGAGTCGGGTTCTCCCGAAAAAATAGCAACCAGCGAGATAGCCAAAAAGAACTATTTAGGCGACACGTTCAAACTATAAATTATGGCAATGGAATTAAGGCAACAATTAAAACTTGCACAGCAGCTTGTGATGACGCCACAGTTACAGATGGCCATCAAACTGCTTCAGCTTCCACAGCTTGAGCTGATTGACCATATCCGTCAGGAGCTTGAAGAAAATCCTACTTTGGAGGAATTGCAGGAGCCGTCCCTTGACATGAGCGGAGACGCAAGACTTGAACAGGCAGAAGAGCTTGCCAAGGCTTCCATGGACGCCCCCCTCGAAGAAGTAAAAATCGAGGAAAAACTCAAGGATGATTATACTGAATGGGAAGCATACTTTGACGATTATGGCGGATCCGGCAAGACAAGAAACGAAGGCGAGGAAAAAGAAGCTCCAAAATATGAATCTTTTATCGCAAAAAAGGACTCGTTAGAAGATCATCTGCTTTGGCAGCTGCTCATGTCTGCTCCTGATGAAATAGAAGAGAGGATAGGAAGCGCAATAATCGGCAGCCTGAACAAAGACGGCTATCTCGAGGCAAATATTGAAGAGATTTCAAAAATCGCCGGGGTGACCATTGAAGAAACTGAAATTGTTTTAAAAAAAATACAGGCATTCGACCCTGTGGGCGTAGCATCAAGGGATCTGACCGAATGCCTGATGACCCAGCTAAGACACCTGAATATTGAAGATGAGCTTGTGGAAGCCATCATCAAAGACCATCTCAAGAATCTCGAAAACAGAAATCTTAAAGCAATTGCAAAAGC from Desulforegula conservatrix Mb1Pa includes these protein-coding regions:
- the kdsA gene encoding 3-deoxy-8-phosphooctulonate synthase — protein: MNNKVTICEGTEIGSGLPLCIIAGPCVIEEYSITLKIAKTLKDITTRLGLPFIFKASYDKANRTSISSFRGPGIDEGLEILNSIKKEVGVPVTSDIHLMEEAEKASKVLDLIQIPAFLCRQTDFILAAARTGKPVNIKKGQFLAPWDMANVIKKAESTGNKNLLITERGASFGYNNLVSDMRSIPIMQKTGCPVVFDATHSVQLPGGQGDSSGGNREFAPVLARAAVAAGADAVFMEIHPDPDKALCDGPNSLRLDDAEKIIAQLAMIRDIVIK
- a CDS encoding aspartate carbamoyltransferase catalytic subunit, with product MQLSGKDILDISSLSMDEINLILDTAERMKEINQRPVKKVPPLKGKTIVLFFHEPSTRTKLSFDIAAKRLSADSISMAASSSSMVKGETLLDTAKTLEAMNPDIIVIRHSSSGAPHFIAKHLKASVINGGDGMHAHPTQALLDMMSVRQKKGRLDGLKIAVIGDIAHSRVARSNIEGFTKMGSEVVVAGPPTMIPIGIESMGARVAYSTDEAVKGADVVMMLRIQKERQGDFLFPSEREYAREFGLNPKRLEKAAPDAIVMHPGPMNRGVEISSDIADCGRSVILEQVSNGVALRMALFLLLSGGVKNVDED
- a CDS encoding M23 family metallopeptidase, whose translation is MQLNRKRSKIGTLLGFLFFLLVAAIFVGLFIRFEWEKPVLELTMASDSIGSDQGVKGTISDEKSGLRKLKAVLIKDGKEMVLLEKDYSNGAFWSNSGVNSDSFEIKIQLKDLNIQDGAAVLRVTGWDCSWNGWFHGNKVEYEKNVLIDTKPPVVTVLNTQIYLNQGGTGFVVYKTSEPCSKTGVNIGGRFFKGYPGYFDGRQDVHICFFAASHEPVPLGEINAEAFDQAGNKGKSAFRVIFKKKVFKVDTLVLTDRFFETRLSEFPVEGKTLLDKFLVINRDLRAKNAAQIFASGQNSESSMLWKGPFMRLPDAAPRAGFADERIYTYNGNNVDRQFHLGADLASLAKSKVPAANNGKVVLTENIGIYGNSVVIDHGFGILSLYSHLSQIDVQVGQSVEKGQGIGLTGETGLVQGDHLHFSMIVQDMFVNPIEWWDPHWIQDNVKLKIDEARGLIK
- a CDS encoding homocysteine biosynthesis protein; the protein is MSKYKVNKTFQEINEKIRSGKAVVVTAEEIIGIVKEKGPEQAAREVDVVTTGTFAPMCSSGAFINFGHSQPGIKASQVWINNVPAYGGLAAVDCYIGATEPSVDDPLNKVRPGLFNYGGGHVIEDLVAGRKVRIRATGYGTDCYPKREIEKEVTLEEIPQATLCNPRNAYQNYNCAVNVSNKTVYTYMGTLKPKMGNASYCSAGQLSPLFNDPYYMTIGLGTRIFLGGGIGYVTWSGTQHRPSVQRTEIGMPVSPAGTLWVMGDMKQMSDKWLKGASLRGYGTSLFVGIGVPIPLLNEEIAMYAGVSDDDIFTQVVDYGEDYPTGKARSLAQVSYSQLKSGSIIVDGKEIPTVPLSSYSKAKEISVILKDWIKGGRFLLGEPQFTLPV
- a CDS encoding dihydroorotase, producing MLTKISGGHVIDPGYINARMDIWIKDGSIFEVCEEGKGTLESSSPDRIINAAGKIVVPGLIDMHVHLREPGHEYKETIETGLKAAVAGGFTAVCCMPNTKPVNDNAQITSFILEKARQAGLAKVYPVAAISLGLKGDSLAEYAELKTAGAIAVSDDGMPVSSGRLMRNAMEYASCFGLLTIAHCEDHELACNGCMNEGSVSTRLGLRGIPNISESIMVMRDIELSDLTGVPVHIAHVSARESVNAIREGKKRGIKVTAETAPHYFTLTDEAVGNYDTNAKMNPPLRTETDRLAVIKGLEDGTLDIIATDHAPHSVLEKELEFDKAANGICGLETSLGLSMKLVHDGIIGMESLVRLMSTRPAEILGKDNHLKPGNNADIAIIDPDAEWKVDSSKFQGKSKNTPFNGWDLKGRAVMTIVDGRIVFEL
- a CDS encoding KdsC family phosphatase, whose translation is MNDAIFKKIKMLLLDVDGVLTEGEIIYGSDTEIKKFSVRDGLGIRLLMTSGVMVGIVTARKSEALIKRCKDLGIETIFDGVSDKGKILERICKDTGFAAEEIAFIGDDLPDIPLLKRVGIPLTVADSVDEVKKIAAFASSKNGGKGAVREICEAILKSQGLWEAATEKFFK
- the lptC gene encoding LPS export ABC transporter periplasmic protein LptC — encoded protein: MTIGMDNRTIRRILAIAALIVLAAVIMSFVFSRFKTPAKKPDSSNINPEATLSASSIKHESIKDGIKQWGLQADRVDYFEAGKIAVFTGAKASFFNKDGKEAGLSAQKCRISAETGAIEAEGDVSLTYFDHTITTAKLNYESKQHIIESKEKVKVTGSRLNMTADGFSLDLNGSEIICSGHVKGIINDLYFKQP
- the lptB gene encoding LPS export ABC transporter ATP-binding protein yields the protein MSVLSLQKLVKTYNGRTVVDSVDIEVESRKVVGLLGPNGAGKTTTFYMAAGLIRPESGRVILGDEDITPYPIHIRARKGIGYLPQDASIFRKLSVKNNIMLILETLPLTNAEMETRAEDLMNELGIRHLSESRASVLSGGERRRLEITRVLATNPEFVLFDEPFAGVDPLAVIDIRQIISHLTDKGIGVLISDHNVRETLSVCDNAYIMSNGRVIESGSPEKIATSEIAKKNYLGDTFKL
- a CDS encoding LptA/OstA family protein, whose amino-acid sequence is MTFISNNHKTGIIITLATIIFLACQGDASSQQKLPESKPGVPISFSADKVTTNLNQKIVNLIGKAVIFQEDKQISADQIEIDFSGSKPDTKQGESKKEPTETQQIKKVTATGNVNISMGKRLAITEKAVFTADDKKIILTGKDSTVTGPEGKLTCNKIVIDQNTSISECIGSGKSRASGLIFSDKSGF
- the lepB gene encoding signal peptidase I; amino-acid sequence: METSKKKIKSRLQENIEAVVIALVLALFIRTFIVQAFKIPSGSMLNTLLIGDHILVSKFIYGVKIPFTGKTILPLSDPKKDDIIVFSYPVDPSKDFIKRVVAVAGDTIEIKDRLIYINGQWEGEKTFTRFDDDSPKPGAIPPSAFEKWWLNQIQLNREVNVDPRMIKDNFGPIKVPADSVFVMGDNRDNSHDSRFWGFVNLKEVKGKAFIIYWSWDSENFGVRFNRIGKLVS